In a genomic window of Kwoniella mangroviensis CBS 8507 chromosome 2, whole genome shotgun sequence:
- a CDS encoding mitochondrial 37S ribosomal protein uS12m — MNATKSLLALTSSFARMAVRPQVPLASSSRSVIPPVGREMRGFASSSRCEATIQQVLRGARKSSKRKSSVPLLDNCFQKKAVCAKVYTTKPRKPNSAVRKVARVKLSNGSMTTAYIPGEGHNLQEHSVVLVRGGGAKDLPGVRYKIIRGALDLNGVAGRISARSKFGVKKPKKS, encoded by the exons ATGAACGCTACCAAATCGCTTCTCGCTCTCACATCGTCTTTCGCCCGAATGGCTGTCAGGCCGCAAGTCCCtctcgcttcttcctcacgATCGGTCATACCCCCTgtaggaagagagatgagaggtTTCGCTTCGTCTTCGAGATGTGAAGCTACCATCCAGCAGG TCCTTCGAGGAGCACGTAAATCATCCAAACGAAAATCATCTGTCCCCCTACTAGATAACTGTTTCCAGAAAAAAGCAGTCTGCGCCAAAGTGTACACCACCAAACCTCGTAAACCCAATTCAGCTGTTCGTAAAGTCGCCAGAGTCAAGTTAAGTAATGGGTCAATGACTACCGCCTATATACCTGGCGAAGGACACAATTTACAGGAACATAGTGTCGTACTGgtcagaggtggtggagcgaAGGATTTACCTGGTGTTAGG TACAAGATAATCAGAGGTGCATTGGATCTGAATGGTGTAGCAGGTAGAATCTCGGCGAGGTCAAAATTCGGTG TCAAGAAACCTAAAAAATCATAG